The following coding sequences lie in one Prionailurus viverrinus isolate Anna chromosome X, UM_Priviv_1.0, whole genome shotgun sequence genomic window:
- the GABRE gene encoding gamma-aminobutyric acid receptor subunit epsilon gives MLTKVLLILLGLSIILPSRSEGPHVESENRPSAYDDVYGLQPQAAEEKLLSEETKPTLSGPHSTLGKLPTATHILNSILNNYDHKLRPGIGENPTVVTVELSVNTLGPISILDMEYTIDITFCQTWYDERLRYNGSFESFVLNGNMVSQLWIPDTFFRNSKRTQEHVITMPNQMVRIHKDGKVLYTIRMTIDAGCLLHMLKFPMDSHSCPLSFSSFSYPESEMIYKWEDFKLEINEKNSWKLFQFDFTGVTNITETISTPTGDFMVMTLFFNVSRRFGFIAFQNYVPSSVTTMLSWVSFWIKKDSAPARTSLGITSVLTMTTLGTFSRKNFPRVSYITALDFYIAICFVFCFCALMEFAVLNFLTYNWTKPRASPKLRHPDICARALMPPRASAHQHPDAFVCQIEDSDESDGEEGPSCPAQQSLSPGGIQNPGGCCKWCKKYVCVVPRCEGSIWQQGRLFIHIYRLDNYSRVVFPVTFFFFNVLYWLVCLNL, from the exons ATGTTAACCAAAGTTCTCCTGATCCTCCTGGGCCTGTCCATCATCCTTCCGTCTAG GAGTGAAGGACCTCATGTTGAATCAGAAAATCGACCCTCTGCCTATGATGATGTCTATGGGCTCCAGCCCCAGGCTGCTGAAGAGAAGCTCCTCTCTGAAGAAACAAAGCCCACTCTTAGTGGTCCCCACAGCACACTTGGCAAACTGCCAACAGCCACTCACATCCTGAACAGTATCCTGAATAACTATGACCATAAACTTCGCCCTGGCATTGGTG AAAATCCCACTGTGGTCACTGTGGAGCTCTCTGTCAACACCCTTGGTCCTATTTCTATCCTGGACATG GAATACACCATTGACATCACCTTCTGCCAGACCTGGTATGATGAACGCCTCCGTTACAATGGCAGCTTTGAGAGCTTTGTTCTGAATGGCAACATGGTGAGCCAGTTATGGATCCCGGACACGTTTTTTAGGAATTCTAAGAGGACCCAAGAGCATGTGATCACCATGCCCAACCAGATGGTTCGCATCCACAAGGATGGCAAGGTGTTGTACACAATTAG gATGACCATTGATGCTGGATGTTTACTTCACATGCTCAAATTTCCAATGGATTCTCACTCttgccctctgtctttctctagct TTTCCTATCCTGAGAGTGAGATGATctacaaatgggaagatttcaagCTTGAAATCAATGAGAAGAATTCCTGGAAGCTCTTTCAGTTTGATTTTACAGGAGTGACCAACATTACTGAAACAATCTCAACCCCAACTG GTGATTTCATGGTCATGACACTTTTCTTCAATGTGAGCAGGCGATTTGGCTTTATAGCCTTTCAAAACTATGTCCCTTCTTCTGTGACTACAATGCTTTCCTGGGTTTCCTTTTGGATCAAGAAAGACTCTGCTCCAGCCAGAACCTCTCTAG GGATAACCTCTGTACTCACCATGACTACACTGGGCACCTTTTCCCGTAAGAATTTCCCACGTGTCTCGTATATCACCGCTTTGGATTTCTATATTGCCATCTGCTTTGTCTTCTGCTTCTGTGCTTTGATGGAGTTTGCTGTGCTCAACTTCCTGACCTACAACTGGACAAAACCCCGTGCTTCTCCAAAACTTCGCCAT CCAGATATTTGTGCCCGTGCCCTTATGCCTCCCCGTGCCAGTGCCCATCAGCATCCTGATGCTTTTGTGTGCCAGATTGAGGACTCTGATGAGAGTGATGGAGAGGAGGGCCCATCTTGCCCAGCCCAGCAGTCTCTCAGCCCAGGTGGCATCCAGAATCCTGGCGGTTGCTGCAAGTGGTGCAAGAAGTATGTCTGTGTGGTCCCCAGGTGTGAGGGCAGTATCTGGCAGCAGGGCCGCCTCTTCATCCACATTTACCGCCTGGATAACTACTCACGAGTTGTTTTCCCAGtgaccttcttcttcttcaatgtGCTCTATTGGCTTGTTTGCCTTAACTTGTAG